The following are from one region of the Polyangiaceae bacterium genome:
- a CDS encoding TIGR02266 family protein: MADDGSEASERRAADRVDVVWSVDCETEDTFLYASITNISELGIFVSTREPLPVGTRLTLRFAPPGAREPFVLQGEVQWVNPVKVLAENLNPGMGVQFVELGVGDRERIVDAIHTIAYVREAAKN, encoded by the coding sequence GTGGCGGACGACGGATCGGAAGCGAGCGAGCGGCGGGCGGCAGATCGCGTCGACGTCGTGTGGTCCGTCGACTGCGAGACGGAAGACACGTTCCTGTACGCGTCCATCACCAACATCTCCGAGCTCGGCATCTTCGTGAGCACGCGAGAACCCTTGCCCGTCGGCACCCGGCTCACCTTGCGCTTCGCTCCGCCCGGAGCGCGCGAGCCCTTCGTGCTCCAGGGCGAGGTGCAGTGGGTGAACCCCGTCAAGGTGCTCGCGGAGAACCTGAATCCCGGCATGGGAGTGCAGTTCGTGGAGCTCGGGGTGGGGGACCGCGAGCGCATCGTGGATGCCATCCACACCATCGCCTACGTGCGCGAAGCCGCTAAGAATTAG
- a CDS encoding glycosyltransferase family 39 protein, whose protein sequence is MAHADATALGDSKAGQEAEAAPQAATAAPPSSHKRRLLLLTTAVITLASLFGPISASGLWDPPELKVADLARRIALNLLGGPQTLALQDAVNSVPTLGELARGQLPFTSVALGFRLFGLHEWAGRLPLALWGLVGVLATYALVSRLADRAAGAFSALALATMPLYFVHARTILGDIVTMASIAIAACGLGIAAFDRAEARSVRRGLWALLGLVGLAAGFGTRGALIGVAIPALGIGLAWATIRLSVPRSGDAFATLVGGASLLIGIAALALGLNALGTAAATPTKFSMWVGAPINPPRQLPTFDEVIHYLGHGLFPWSAVLPFAIGRLLRAPSETDPKAYERQLALRVLLIVLSGTALGIYGWMARYVGTLPYGGVFALAAIAGVAFREFEKDAPGSRTLAMGVAALAILFFEDFREIPDKGLSAFVVEGARFPDSFKVAGTRMLKIATLAFVALFFVAFMEKDGEGKPRFQKDEYLGYLKTIRSLWNGNLWFTLLVAEAALIGYGLLTFLSHEKFHWRQFEGMSRDVRELAMVGWIGLLVLVLVLPPLVMIGRDVARLVLDLLPVRRAVVAIGSVVAFGAVMSFGYYPALAAQISPKEVFEAYENLGKDERLALLGVGSGSASYYAGREVPTFNNAPTAFEWLMEGKERRWIVTRASDLPQLNSMYRGRSKPPTNLPVLDARSSEILLVSNRLAPGEKSQNPFDAWILDQAPHPANPLNANFGNQLDNVGWEVTTPDGKVVDSVVPGKPYQFRIYYKVVTPISGNWETFIHIDGFQRRYNGDHPTLEGKYPLHLWRVGDYVTDIHEFTLEPNFTPGEYSVFYGLFIGSRRLEVKRGRQNDNRLEAGRLRVR, encoded by the coding sequence ATGGCACACGCCGACGCGACCGCTCTCGGAGACTCGAAGGCCGGCCAAGAGGCCGAGGCAGCGCCCCAAGCTGCCACCGCCGCGCCGCCCAGCTCCCACAAGCGGCGACTGCTGTTGCTCACGACGGCCGTCATTACCCTCGCCAGCTTGTTCGGTCCCATCAGCGCCAGTGGCCTGTGGGATCCGCCGGAGCTCAAGGTCGCGGATCTCGCTCGGCGCATCGCCCTGAATCTGCTCGGCGGCCCCCAGACGCTGGCGCTGCAAGACGCCGTCAACTCGGTGCCCACGCTGGGAGAGCTGGCTCGGGGGCAGCTGCCGTTCACCAGCGTCGCCCTCGGCTTTCGTCTCTTCGGCCTGCACGAGTGGGCGGGCCGCTTGCCGCTGGCGCTGTGGGGTCTGGTTGGAGTGCTCGCGACCTATGCGCTGGTGAGCCGCCTCGCGGATCGCGCCGCGGGCGCATTCTCGGCGCTGGCGCTGGCGACCATGCCGCTCTATTTCGTCCACGCGCGCACCATCCTCGGGGACATCGTGACGATGGCCTCCATCGCCATCGCTGCGTGTGGTCTGGGCATCGCTGCCTTCGATAGAGCCGAGGCTCGCAGCGTGCGGCGGGGACTATGGGCACTGCTCGGTTTGGTCGGCCTGGCGGCGGGCTTCGGCACCCGCGGCGCTCTCATCGGCGTCGCGATCCCGGCGCTCGGCATCGGGCTCGCGTGGGCCACGATTCGGCTCTCGGTGCCGCGCTCCGGGGATGCCTTCGCGACCCTGGTCGGCGGCGCGTCCCTGCTGATCGGCATCGCTGCGCTGGCGCTCGGGCTGAACGCCCTCGGCACGGCAGCGGCCACACCCACCAAGTTTTCCATGTGGGTGGGGGCGCCCATCAATCCGCCGCGGCAGCTGCCTACCTTCGACGAGGTCATCCACTATCTCGGGCACGGCCTGTTCCCCTGGAGCGCGGTCCTGCCCTTTGCCATCGGGCGACTGCTGCGCGCTCCCTCCGAGACGGATCCCAAGGCCTACGAGCGGCAGCTCGCCCTCCGGGTGCTGCTCATCGTGCTGTCCGGCACCGCCCTCGGCATCTATGGCTGGATGGCGCGCTACGTCGGGACGCTGCCCTACGGCGGCGTGTTCGCCCTGGCCGCCATTGCCGGCGTGGCGTTTCGCGAGTTCGAGAAGGACGCCCCCGGCTCTCGCACGCTGGCCATGGGCGTCGCCGCCCTCGCCATCTTGTTCTTCGAGGACTTCCGGGAGATCCCGGACAAGGGCCTGTCCGCCTTCGTGGTGGAGGGCGCGCGCTTCCCGGACTCCTTCAAGGTGGCGGGCACTCGCATGCTCAAGATCGCGACGCTGGCGTTCGTGGCCTTGTTCTTCGTGGCCTTCATGGAGAAGGACGGCGAAGGCAAGCCGCGATTCCAGAAGGACGAGTACCTCGGCTATCTGAAGACGATCCGCAGCCTGTGGAACGGCAACCTGTGGTTCACCTTGCTGGTGGCCGAAGCGGCCCTCATCGGCTACGGACTGCTCACCTTCTTGAGCCACGAGAAGTTCCACTGGCGGCAGTTCGAGGGCATGAGCCGCGACGTTCGAGAGCTGGCCATGGTGGGCTGGATCGGGCTTCTGGTGCTGGTGCTGGTGCTGCCACCGCTGGTCATGATCGGTCGCGACGTCGCGCGCCTCGTCTTGGACCTGCTACCGGTGCGTCGCGCCGTGGTGGCTATCGGCTCCGTGGTCGCCTTCGGGGCCGTGATGAGCTTCGGCTACTACCCCGCGCTGGCCGCGCAGATCTCCCCCAAAGAGGTGTTCGAGGCCTACGAGAACCTGGGCAAGGACGAGCGCTTGGCGCTGCTTGGTGTGGGCAGCGGCAGCGCCAGCTACTACGCCGGCCGCGAGGTGCCCACGTTCAACAACGCCCCCACCGCCTTCGAGTGGCTGATGGAGGGCAAGGAACGTCGTTGGATCGTGACCCGCGCCTCCGACTTGCCGCAGCTCAACAGCATGTATCGCGGCCGCAGCAAGCCCCCCACGAACCTGCCGGTGCTGGACGCTCGCTCGAGCGAGATCCTGCTGGTGAGCAACCGCCTGGCCCCCGGGGAGAAGAGCCAGAATCCCTTCGATGCTTGGATCCTGGATCAAGCGCCGCACCCGGCGAACCCCTTGAACGCCAACTTCGGCAACCAGCTCGACAACGTCGGCTGGGAGGTCACCACCCCCGACGGCAAGGTGGTGGACTCCGTGGTGCCGGGCAAGCCGTATCAGTTTCGCATCTACTACAAGGTCGTCACGCCCATTTCCGGCAACTGGGAGACGTTCATCCACATCGATGGCTTCCAGCGCCGCTACAACGGGGATCACCCCACGCTCGAGGGGAAATACCCGCTACACCTCTGGCGCGTAGGCGACTACGTCACGGACATCCACGAGTTCACGCTGGAGCCCAACTTCACGCCGGGCGAATACTCCGTGTTCTACGGCTTGTTCATCGGCAGTCGCCGCCTCGAGGTCAAGCGCGGGCGCCAGAACGACAATCGCCTGGAGGCGGGACGACTGCGCGTGCGCTGA
- the era gene encoding GTPase Era, protein MRFGTVALVGRSNVGKSTFLNAALGEPLAIVSALPQTTRDALLGVVNRSDAQIAFLDTPGLHRPRSELGRRMNAAAVDAARSADVVMLMTDVPERRDPRWPRSAVERDRAVLELVPKDHPTLLVINKVDLVHDKSKLLPLMTDFQAALPGAEIVPISVRQDGSVDRVLDALAKLLPEGPAGYPEDTLTNRSTAFFVREYVREQVLAQAAREVPHAVAVTIDAIETGPKVMIAKATLHVEKEGQLRILVGRGGERIRDIGIAARERIEQLLGQKLHLELFVRVSPRWKNVPRQLAELGYDTPADAEADAKLPVARGARRVRRK, encoded by the coding sequence ATGCGTTTCGGGACCGTGGCCCTGGTGGGCCGCTCCAACGTCGGCAAGTCGACGTTCCTCAATGCCGCCCTGGGCGAGCCGCTGGCGATCGTGTCGGCGCTGCCGCAAACCACGCGGGACGCCCTGCTGGGAGTGGTGAACCGCTCCGACGCGCAGATCGCCTTCCTGGACACGCCAGGGCTGCACCGGCCGCGCTCGGAGCTCGGCCGCCGCATGAACGCCGCGGCCGTCGATGCCGCCCGTAGCGCCGATGTCGTGATGCTCATGACGGACGTTCCCGAGCGACGGGATCCGCGCTGGCCGCGTTCTGCAGTGGAGCGCGACCGCGCCGTCCTGGAGCTGGTGCCCAAGGACCACCCGACGCTGCTGGTGATCAACAAGGTCGACTTGGTGCACGACAAGAGCAAGCTGTTGCCCTTGATGACCGACTTCCAGGCCGCCCTGCCAGGGGCCGAGATCGTCCCCATCAGCGTGCGCCAGGACGGCAGCGTCGATCGTGTGCTCGACGCCTTGGCGAAGCTCTTGCCGGAGGGCCCCGCGGGCTACCCGGAGGACACCCTCACCAATCGCTCGACCGCGTTCTTCGTTCGCGAATACGTGCGGGAGCAAGTGCTGGCCCAGGCCGCCCGGGAAGTGCCCCACGCCGTGGCGGTGACCATCGACGCCATCGAGACCGGACCCAAGGTGATGATCGCCAAGGCCACCTTGCACGTCGAGAAGGAAGGCCAGCTGCGCATCTTGGTGGGACGCGGCGGCGAGCGCATTCGCGACATCGGCATCGCCGCCCGGGAACGCATCGAGCAACTGCTCGGCCAGAAGCTCCATCTGGAGCTGTTCGTGCGCGTCAGCCCGCGCTGGAAGAACGTGCCGCGGCAGCTGGCGGAGCTCGGCTACGACACACCGGCGGACGCCGAAGCAGACGCCAAGCTTCCAGTGGCACGCGGCGCCCGCCGCGTACGGAGGAAGTGA
- the der gene encoding ribosome biogenesis GTPase Der, producing MTPIVAIVGRPNVGKSTLFNRLTGKRLAIVHDAPGVTRDRHYADAHVHGRDITLIDTGGFDPDTDDPMGQGIARHVRAAIAEADVVICVLDGSAPPTQADREAVQLLRRSEKPVIYAANKADSDRRAQEATELYELGIDRLILISALHGRGTAELEATLREALPARQEDTGASDPGELPRIALLGRPNAGKSSLFNRLTGSERSLVDARPGTTRDPVDSVVSFEGKDFVLVDTAGVRKKPKVDRGVESASVIRALRMVERAEVVILMVDGSEGLAEQDARLLGLCTDRGRAVIIGLNKADLLDKQGLKRARDDARDAVRFAGFAPVVELSAKTGRGVRALLDEVWRAREEFYRRVPTGELNRFFEQVLAERPPPTRGGRAPRIYYITQAQTAPPVFVAMSNAPGQIDKSYQRFVVNQIRKSFGFSAVPIKVVYRQRGDRS from the coding sequence GTGACCCCCATCGTCGCCATCGTGGGGCGGCCCAACGTGGGCAAGAGCACGCTGTTCAACCGCCTGACGGGCAAGCGGCTGGCCATCGTGCACGACGCGCCGGGGGTGACGCGGGATCGCCACTATGCCGACGCCCACGTGCACGGCCGCGACATCACACTGATCGACACCGGAGGCTTCGATCCCGATACCGACGATCCGATGGGTCAGGGCATCGCCCGCCACGTGCGCGCCGCCATCGCCGAGGCGGACGTGGTCATCTGCGTGCTCGATGGCAGCGCGCCGCCCACGCAGGCGGACCGCGAGGCAGTGCAGCTCTTGCGACGCAGCGAAAAGCCCGTCATCTACGCGGCCAACAAGGCGGACAGCGACAGGCGCGCCCAAGAGGCCACGGAGCTCTACGAGCTGGGCATCGATCGACTGATTCTCATCTCCGCCCTGCACGGCCGTGGCACCGCGGAGCTGGAAGCGACGCTGCGGGAAGCGCTCCCCGCAAGGCAGGAGGACACCGGAGCCAGCGACCCTGGCGAGTTGCCCCGCATTGCCCTGCTCGGGCGCCCCAACGCGGGCAAGTCCTCGCTGTTCAATCGCCTGACGGGGTCCGAGCGTTCGCTGGTGGACGCGCGCCCCGGCACCACACGGGATCCCGTCGACTCCGTGGTGAGCTTCGAGGGCAAGGACTTCGTGTTGGTCGACACCGCCGGCGTCCGCAAGAAGCCGAAGGTGGATCGCGGCGTGGAGTCTGCCAGCGTGATCCGAGCGCTGCGCATGGTGGAGCGCGCCGAGGTGGTGATCCTGATGGTGGACGGCTCCGAAGGGCTGGCGGAGCAAGACGCGCGCCTCCTCGGGCTGTGCACGGATCGCGGGCGCGCCGTGATCATCGGCCTGAACAAGGCCGACTTGCTCGACAAGCAAGGTCTGAAGCGCGCTCGGGACGACGCCCGGGACGCCGTGCGCTTCGCGGGTTTCGCCCCGGTGGTGGAGCTCAGCGCCAAGACCGGGCGCGGCGTGCGAGCGCTGCTCGACGAAGTCTGGCGCGCCCGCGAGGAGTTCTATCGCCGCGTGCCCACCGGAGAGCTCAACCGATTCTTCGAGCAGGTGCTGGCGGAACGCCCGCCGCCGACCCGCGGGGGGCGCGCGCCGCGCATCTACTACATCACGCAGGCACAGACGGCCCCGCCGGTGTTCGTGGCCATGAGCAACGCCCCAGGCCAGATCGACAAGAGCTACCAGCGCTTCGTGGTGAACCAGATCCGAAAGAGCTTCGGCTTCTCCGCGGTGCCCATCAAGGTCGTGTACCGACAGCGCGGGGATCGCTCCTGA
- a CDS encoding ArsA family ATPase, whose product MVLCVGSGGVGKTTITAALGLAAAQRGQRVLCLTIDPAKRLANSLGLDRMTGEATRVDDALFRAAGVEVSGSLTVMMLDTKRTFDELVVRHASSPEARDRILNNRLYQYVSTSLAGTQEYMAMEKLLSVKRDTAYDLIILDTPPTSNALDFLDAPNRLINALDSAAMRWFIQAFESGGKFSLNLVARSVAVVLRGIGRLTGGGFLEQMAEFITDLNDLFGGFRERATEVAKAFRGDEFAYVIVTTPAPASIREAVFFAERLEEQDMRRDAFVVNRVHRRPRSSASLEQVKSAVERHHLELDAGGSERLLRALEEESALAELDATHVSELEQVIVGADPHPVRIDIPALPSDVHDIETLAGISALLCPP is encoded by the coding sequence GTGGTGCTGTGCGTGGGCAGCGGCGGCGTCGGCAAGACCACCATCACGGCCGCCCTGGGTCTGGCTGCCGCCCAGCGCGGCCAGCGAGTGCTGTGCCTCACCATCGATCCCGCCAAGCGGCTCGCCAACAGCCTGGGCCTCGATCGCATGACGGGGGAGGCCACTCGGGTGGACGACGCGCTGTTTCGCGCCGCTGGGGTCGAGGTCAGCGGCAGCCTCACCGTGATGATGCTCGACACCAAGCGCACATTCGACGAGCTGGTGGTGCGCCACGCCTCGAGCCCCGAAGCGCGTGATCGCATCCTGAACAATCGCTTGTATCAGTACGTCTCCACCAGCCTGGCGGGCACCCAGGAATACATGGCGATGGAGAAGCTCCTCTCCGTCAAGCGCGACACCGCCTACGACCTCATCATCCTGGACACGCCCCCCACCAGCAACGCGCTCGACTTCCTGGATGCTCCCAATCGCCTGATCAACGCCCTCGACAGCGCCGCCATGCGCTGGTTCATCCAGGCCTTCGAATCCGGAGGCAAGTTCTCCCTGAACCTGGTCGCGCGCAGCGTGGCGGTGGTGTTACGCGGCATCGGCCGCCTCACGGGCGGTGGCTTCCTGGAGCAGATGGCCGAGTTCATCACCGACCTGAACGACCTGTTCGGTGGCTTCCGCGAACGCGCCACGGAGGTGGCCAAGGCCTTTCGCGGCGACGAGTTCGCCTACGTGATCGTCACCACGCCTGCGCCGGCCAGCATTCGCGAAGCGGTATTCTTCGCCGAGCGGCTGGAGGAGCAGGACATGCGGCGCGACGCCTTCGTGGTCAATCGCGTCCACCGCCGCCCGCGCTCCAGCGCGAGCTTGGAACAGGTGAAGTCCGCGGTGGAGCGGCACCATTTGGAGCTCGACGCCGGCGGCAGCGAGCGGCTGCTCCGCGCCCTCGAAGAGGAGTCGGCGCTGGCCGAGCTCGACGCTACCCACGTTTCCGAGCTCGAGCAGGTGATCGTGGGTGCCGACCCGCACCCCGTGCGCATCGACATTCCCGCGCTGCCCAGCGACGTCCACGACATCGAAACGCTCGCCGGCATCTCCGCCCTGTTGTGTCCGCCCTGA
- a CDS encoding protein tyrosine phosphatase, with product MRGFVDLHCHWIAGIDDGARSPDESLAMLRALKSIGFDRVVATPHMRPGMFDNAREDLRAAYDRMAPHLATDGELPEVALSSEHYFDEIVFGRIMNGEGLPYPGEAAVLLEFYEIDFPPMIDHRLFDIRAKRRLLPVIAHPERYRCIWRDPEILERLVDSGVAALLDAAALIGKYGRKPQRSAEELLERGLYHAACSDAHRPADVDEVKAGMDRIAQLYGAEEVDFLFREGPLDLLSGKLPE from the coding sequence ATGCGCGGCTTCGTGGATCTGCACTGCCACTGGATCGCGGGGATCGACGACGGTGCTCGATCCCCCGACGAGAGCTTGGCCATGCTGCGCGCTCTCAAGAGCATCGGCTTCGATCGCGTGGTGGCCACGCCCCACATGCGACCGGGAATGTTCGACAATGCTCGAGAGGATCTGCGGGCCGCCTACGATCGCATGGCGCCCCACCTCGCGACGGACGGCGAGCTGCCGGAGGTCGCGCTCTCGAGCGAACACTACTTCGACGAAATAGTGTTCGGGCGCATCATGAACGGGGAAGGCTTGCCCTACCCCGGCGAAGCAGCCGTGCTGCTCGAGTTCTACGAGATCGACTTCCCGCCCATGATCGACCATCGGCTGTTCGACATCCGCGCGAAGAGGCGGCTGTTGCCGGTGATCGCCCACCCGGAGCGCTACCGCTGCATCTGGCGCGATCCGGAGATCTTGGAGCGACTGGTGGACTCGGGCGTGGCGGCGCTGCTCGACGCCGCAGCGCTGATCGGCAAGTACGGACGCAAGCCACAGCGTTCGGCCGAAGAGCTTCTGGAGCGAGGCCTGTACCATGCGGCGTGCAGCGACGCGCATCGCCCCGCGGACGTCGACGAAGTGAAGGCGGGCATGGATCGCATCGCCCAGCTGTACGGAGCGGAAGAGGTCGATTTCCTGTTCCGCGAGGGGCCCCTCGACCTGCTTTCGGGGAAGCTGCCGGAGTGA
- a CDS encoding flippase-like domain-containing protein, giving the protein MSPRPSSVGRGWLSRHWFKLVTSLAIGAGFVWLLHAGALPIIPGRDAFARMRWWTIPAYVVLWSVVHWLRAARWYWLLEPIHRVPLKRVVNVAFIGFLAIVVLPFRTGEMVRPILVRKKGQLSGWAATGTIGAERIIDGLVLSLFLFAGLSLSRPLDPLPSRIGNLPVPAAVVPSAAYAALVLFAAAFVAMGVYYWRRELARRMTHSVVGRFSPRLADWLGERVEKVAEGLRFLPEARYSAPFIAVTILYWLTNALGSWLLAWGCGFDQMDYWEACVNMGVLALGILLPNAPGFFGAFQISVYAALAMYFAPEDVVGPGAAFVLILYLAQTGITIAAAAWGFVAEHESVREALTPETKDLEARA; this is encoded by the coding sequence GTGAGCCCGCGCCCGAGCAGCGTCGGCCGGGGCTGGCTTTCGCGCCACTGGTTCAAGTTGGTCACGTCCCTGGCCATCGGCGCCGGCTTCGTGTGGCTGCTCCACGCCGGAGCCTTGCCCATCATTCCGGGTCGCGACGCCTTTGCGCGCATGCGCTGGTGGACGATCCCCGCCTACGTGGTGCTGTGGTCCGTCGTGCACTGGCTCCGAGCCGCCCGTTGGTACTGGCTCTTGGAGCCGATTCACCGCGTTCCCCTCAAGCGCGTGGTCAACGTCGCGTTCATCGGGTTCTTGGCCATCGTGGTGCTGCCGTTTCGGACGGGCGAGATGGTGCGGCCCATCCTGGTCCGCAAGAAGGGGCAGCTCTCCGGCTGGGCCGCGACCGGGACCATCGGCGCCGAGCGCATCATCGATGGCCTGGTGCTGAGCTTGTTTCTGTTCGCCGGGCTGTCGCTGTCCCGGCCGCTGGATCCGTTGCCGAGCCGCATCGGGAATCTGCCGGTGCCCGCCGCGGTGGTGCCCAGCGCCGCCTACGCTGCGTTGGTGCTGTTCGCCGCCGCGTTCGTGGCCATGGGCGTGTACTACTGGCGACGGGAGCTGGCCCGACGCATGACCCATTCCGTGGTGGGGCGCTTCTCGCCTCGCCTGGCGGATTGGCTCGGTGAACGCGTCGAGAAGGTGGCGGAGGGCCTCCGCTTCTTGCCCGAAGCCCGCTACAGCGCGCCCTTCATCGCAGTCACCATCCTGTACTGGCTGACCAACGCCCTCGGCTCCTGGCTGCTGGCCTGGGGCTGCGGCTTCGATCAGATGGACTACTGGGAGGCCTGCGTGAACATGGGCGTCTTGGCCCTGGGCATCTTGCTGCCCAACGCCCCGGGCTTCTTCGGCGCGTTCCAGATCTCGGTCTACGCTGCCCTGGCCATGTACTTCGCTCCTGAAGACGTGGTGGGACCGGGCGCAGCCTTCGTCCTGATCCTGTACCTGGCGCAGACGGGCATCACCATCGCCGCGGCGGCCTGGGGCTTCGTGGCGGAGCACGAGAGCGTGCGCGAGGCGCTGACTCCAGAGACCAAGGACCTGGAAGCCCGCGCGTAA